Proteins encoded within one genomic window of Raineyella fluvialis:
- a CDS encoding FKBP-type peptidyl-prolyl cis-trans isomerase: MTDIPEIDPPEGPAPTELQIVDEIVGEGTEAKAGDVVDVHYVGVAYSSGEEFDSSYRRGTPLAFQLGVGQVIQGWDQGVQGMKVGGRRKLVIPSHLAYGDRGAGGVIAPGETLIFVCDLVNVRGQR; the protein is encoded by the coding sequence ATGACTGATATCCCCGAGATCGACCCGCCCGAGGGCCCGGCTCCCACCGAGCTGCAGATCGTCGACGAGATCGTCGGCGAGGGTACCGAGGCCAAGGCCGGCGACGTCGTCGACGTCCACTACGTAGGGGTCGCGTACTCCTCCGGCGAGGAATTCGACTCCTCCTACCGCCGCGGCACCCCGCTGGCGTTCCAGCTCGGTGTCGGCCAGGTGATCCAGGGCTGGGACCAGGGCGTCCAGGGCATGAAGGTCGGTGGCCGCCGCAAGCTGGTCATCCCCTCGCACCTGGCCTACGGCGACCGTGGCGCCGGCGGCGTCATCGCTCCCGGTGAGACCCTGATCTTCGTCTGCGACCTGGTGAACGTCCGCGGACAGCGCTGA
- a CDS encoding M50 family metallopeptidase gives MYILSAILHRALIAQPLPGPSVVLGLGLAAILLVGLRPLWRTTRMLVTITHEAGHAVVGGLCGRRLEGIRLNADTSGVTVTRGRAGGPGMVATLSAGYTAPAVVGVGAAAILGTGHASGLLWVFLLVLALMLLAIRNLYGLLVILVVGGALGLATWYLPVALQSWLAYLLCWVLLLGAVRPTLELAGTRDRGSDPAQLARLTHVPAALWTGLFMLVALAGLLLGGWMLLGATGLVTPLLPLGSTA, from the coding sequence GTGTACATCCTGTCCGCGATCCTGCACCGCGCCCTGATCGCCCAGCCCCTGCCCGGCCCGTCCGTGGTGCTCGGTCTGGGCCTCGCGGCGATCCTGCTCGTGGGACTCCGACCCCTATGGCGTACGACCCGGATGCTGGTGACGATCACCCACGAGGCCGGGCACGCCGTCGTCGGCGGGCTCTGCGGACGCCGGCTCGAGGGCATCCGGCTCAACGCCGACACCTCCGGGGTGACGGTCACTCGCGGACGGGCAGGCGGTCCCGGCATGGTGGCCACACTGAGCGCCGGCTACACCGCCCCGGCCGTCGTCGGCGTCGGCGCCGCGGCGATCCTGGGGACCGGTCACGCTTCCGGCCTGCTGTGGGTGTTCCTGCTGGTCCTTGCGCTGATGCTGCTGGCGATCCGTAACCTCTACGGGCTCCTGGTGATCCTCGTGGTCGGCGGCGCACTCGGGCTCGCCACCTGGTATCTGCCCGTCGCCCTCCAGAGCTGGCTGGCCTACCTGCTCTGCTGGGTGCTGCTCCTGGGGGCCGTACGCCCGACGCTGGAGCTCGCCGGTACGCGTGACCGTGGCTCCGACCCGGCCCAACTGGCCCGGCTCACCCACGTCCCCGCAGCGCTGTGGACCGGCCTCTTCATGCTCGTGGCGCTGGCGGGGCTCCTGCTCGGTGGCTGGATGCTTCTCGGTGCCACGGGGTTGGTCACGCCGCTCCTGCCGCTAGGCTCGACGGCATGA
- a CDS encoding type IV toxin-antitoxin system AbiEi family antitoxin domain-containing protein, with the protein MRPTPTDPPQALHILGENHPPGDLITVNDAKLLGLDPRDLSARYRAGKLDRLRRGAYVVPGVKDPVARHRSMIQAARPLLKPDTVISHVSAAVWLGLDVPWGLLGDDAIHVTRGDRGGSIRQRLVTHTAPVPSGQWQLVDGLRVTTPARTVVDVARTGPKPEAVALADHVLRTRGAAIRDEMTRIIAKDAGRHGIAKARVVLAFADPRAESGGESISRVLLAHEGLPTPELQWEVRDPRGNFVARCDLGWPEHHTAGEFDGRLKYQGAGAPSKDPGAVVYREKLREDRLRGLGLEVVRWTWADLEDPHALATRIRRALDRGRGR; encoded by the coding sequence ATGAGGCCCACTCCGACCGATCCGCCCCAAGCCCTGCACATTCTGGGTGAGAACCATCCGCCCGGCGACCTCATCACGGTGAACGACGCCAAGCTCCTGGGCCTCGATCCCCGCGACCTGTCGGCACGCTACCGAGCCGGGAAGTTGGATCGTCTGCGCCGTGGCGCGTACGTCGTGCCCGGAGTGAAGGACCCGGTCGCCAGGCACCGGTCGATGATCCAGGCGGCCCGCCCGCTGCTGAAGCCGGACACCGTGATCAGTCATGTGTCCGCGGCGGTCTGGCTGGGGCTCGACGTCCCGTGGGGCCTGCTGGGTGACGACGCCATCCATGTCACGAGGGGCGACAGGGGTGGCAGCATTCGGCAGAGGCTGGTGACTCATACCGCCCCGGTCCCCAGCGGCCAGTGGCAATTGGTCGACGGCCTGCGGGTGACCACGCCCGCCCGTACGGTCGTCGACGTGGCCCGCACCGGGCCGAAGCCGGAAGCCGTAGCGCTGGCCGACCATGTGCTCCGCACACGAGGGGCTGCGATCCGGGACGAGATGACCAGGATCATCGCCAAGGACGCCGGGCGGCACGGGATCGCGAAGGCGAGAGTGGTCCTGGCCTTCGCCGATCCGAGGGCCGAGAGCGGTGGCGAGTCGATCAGCCGGGTCCTCCTAGCCCACGAAGGGCTTCCCACCCCGGAACTGCAATGGGAGGTCCGCGACCCACGGGGCAACTTCGTCGCGAGATGCGATCTGGGCTGGCCGGAGCACCACACCGCGGGAGAGTTCGACGGACGGCTGAAGTACCAGGGCGCTGGGGCACCGAGCAAGGATCCGGGCGCCGTGGTGTACCGAGAGAAGCTTCGTGAGGACAGACTGCGGGGGCTTGGTCTGGAAGTCGTGCGGTGGACGTGGGCCGATCTCGAGGATCCCCACGCGCTGGCGACCCGGATCCGACGCGCATTGGATCGCGGCAGAGGCCGTTGA